The following is a genomic window from Gadus morhua chromosome 23, gadMor3.0, whole genome shotgun sequence.
ACAAGGGCTATTGTTAGTTACTGTTGTGTTCCACATAACAAAACAGTCATATAGACATATGTTGGTATACTACTACTATTgctaataattattattataataatctgCGTCATCATCGTCATAATAACAAAATCAATAATAAGCACACACTTGACACGCCcttcttttttcatttaatcCTCAAGATATATGTAAAGGCTATTATTCGTGTTGCCGGCCTTTTGGGTCAACTGTAACACCAATCCTTATTTCCTTGAGTCTCACAATTCTACAAGAAACCTACAGAAACAGACATGGTCTCATTGTAGTCCAAGATATGTATTTCTAGTGCCTTGTGTACTACAGTGTATATGAAGGAGATATAATCTGAGTGTTGGATTACCACCAGACCACAGTGTGAAGATACAAGCCTGTTCTTGCTGCTGTCACAGGGCAGAGGGTAGACACCATAGGGTAGTCGATATGAACCCAGTATCTCCTTATGACACCGAAGAAACACAGGTAATGTGTGAGGATTCCAAGAGAGCCCATGAACCTGAAGTGATTAAGGTGACGGACGTTCAGAGACAATATGTAAAGAGCCCTGGCTCGAGCAGGAGATTAAACTTCTGTAAAAGTTTCCATAATTATAACCCATGAATTAACATGTCAAAGACACTCCCCAAGCTGTTCCTGTTTGATAAATCccacttgttgtttttttctttttcttaaatAAACcacacatatttacattttCGATTTTACTGTCAGTCTTgtccttaaagggactcttacctttgttgcatttttacactttttttggataaggttaaattggtattaataaggtaataacactctaatatgcaagacagacccaccaggagtaaaaacaaacaattattttactctcataatatttagtgaaaacttcaaccaataaaattcttcggaccgaatgaccttattggccgacagacctgtctgtttgctgcatggatatataaggttttccgtctgcttcttgtggcgcattcgggcccgcgtcatcaaggcgcgtcctcaactagagggtttgttttgattccacggcagacagtagcgagtagcgaccgtagcgactgacgatggcagaccaaagtggtccacggcgtactgaaactgcaccattcagtccgattaggggactcatctcggactcagactcacagagttaccctcctctggagcctcaggaagacctccagactgttggccaccaactgcaccattcagtccgacaaggggacccgattcggcctcagacgcgaagttgtcccgctactctggagctccgggaagacctccagaccgttggcacccaaccacaccactcagtccgattacgggacccatttcggactcagacgcgacgttgtcccgctactctacagctacaggaagacctccagaccgttggcacccaaccgcaccactcagtccgattacgggacccatttcggactcagacgcgacgttgtccctctactctggagctacaggaagacctccagaccgttggcacccaaccgcaccactcagtccgattacgggacccatttcggactcagacgcgacgttgtccctctactctggagctacaggaagacctccagaccgttggcacccaaccgcaccactcagtccgattacgggacccatttcggactcagatgcgacgttgtcccgctactctggagctacaggaagacctccggaccgttggcacccaaccgcaccattcagtccgatttggggacccatttcggcctcagacgctacgttgtcccgctactctgtttgtaatgctcatacacctttcttatactcagtgggaccactgtccttcaacatggggcctcaaaacggtatcacacgaagcccataaaattacagtgagccacctgctaaatttcttgtttactagacccctggtagatattatgacccctgggagtctaaacataacccatgggagtctaaacataacccatgggagtctagaacttttgtactgtagcgaccctgggacagttaaatagtttgtgttatgtgttacattatatttcgttgtccgctatgccagttgttctatgtgcatgtattgtaatgttcttcttgtcaatcagcgtgggggcgaatcattaggtcagctgggggagggccttggaagaacaggagggtgggggcctgcacgcgagtgagaccgtgttgggggttgccggggtaaccggggtttgttttgtgtcggttttctgccgttggttacaatgttacgggtttcagtgacctggttttggttcattaaaactaccttcaactactaatgactcgacatcattatgtcaccggcgaggtcgttacagtactcaaaaaaaaaataacgcttagttttgtactctaaaaaataacgcttagggggtggggcattggaggaaggcgggatgatttgaatgtgctgtaattctcaaatgcaacaaaggtgagagtccctttaaggtcAGATTCATGTTTCATTTTCTGCCGTTTTAATTGAAATTGATCAATAATGTTAACCTTGTTAACATCACTCAGTAGGCTGCCTTGCAAATATTAACATGTCATTGACAGTCATTGAGCATTCCACACAATACGCACCATGTTTCAGGGGCACGACTCCTCGTATGTTTGGGAAGGGGTGGGTCGGGGGGGCCCAGCGTCGCTCGATGGCCTGACGGACGGTGCGCGTCGTATCACCGACCCTGCCTGCGGGTATTATGAAAGGAGCGAGCCAGTGTAGCCGAAGCTCACGCTGCCGCGTCGCGTCACTCGGAGCTCATTCGGTGTCGCTGAGAGACGGAAATGGGACGAAGCAAACATGACTGCGCACTCAGTGATATGCGAGGTTTTAATTACCGTGCAGCATCTTGATTGTGGGAGGAGCCATGGTCCCTTGgaaccatggacatattaaagCGCTTGTAACTCGTGTTAAatagtcaaaaacacattttatttaagGGTTGTAGGCTAAgggttttctttaaaaaaaaataaaagtgtgcCAAAAGACTATAATGCTAAaacagtcgccaaaagcatgaTGCGCAAAAGAACTTCGGCAGTCATACAGCATCACACAGTCATACAAATCACAATTTTTTAGAAGCTGAATAACGAGTGCTATGTTGGAGATTAGCGGTTGAGCCATAGCAACACTAAAGCATGGGCCACGCCCCTATCTCCGAGAGCTGGTGGGAATCACGTCGCCGGAGGAAGTGACACGCCGCCACCTGTTCTCATTTCATCCCGCTCTCCCCGGGCCTCTTGGATCACCGTGGAAGGGCTGACTCCCAGGAACTCCCTGAGGAATGGATGCAAAACTCACACTCTGCAACACTCGTCATCCACTTCCTGACGGAAGCCACCTGTTCAGgagctcgcccccccccccccccccccccccccccccccccgccacacggcccctcctccagtccagcacacacactgtgtgaggggaggtggagggagacggagggatgggggagggggatggagagagatggagggagagggagggagagggagggagagggatggagagagatggagggagacagagagagatggagggagaggactGAGGGAGAACATTATTGATGTGGCAGAGGGGGCAGAGTGGAGTAAGGCAGGGTATTATGTTGCCCCGGTGGCCGTTACCAGATGTCTGATTTCACCCCGTCTTTATTAATCTGTTCTTATGTATCTCCCGGCGTGTATACACTTAAGTCTGTAAttcgatacacacacacacacgcacactcgcttATGGACGCCATTTTGATCGAATTTAAAATTCCATTTAACTCAGGCTAAGCGCTACGCCAATACCGGTACCCGGTGGTATGATACCCTGAAACATGGATTTGTCTCTTAAGAGTTCCCAGTGGTTGGCTACTCTGGAACATGGAGCTAGCTTAGCAGCTTCATAAAGCGAACGACTTGATTAGAATATCTACTACTAGAGATGTTCGATGCCACTGTTTACTTCCCGATACCAATtccgattcctgaacttgagtatcgtCCGATGAAGAGTATATACCGATACAACATCTAGCATTGTATTATCGGAGAGATTCCGACACTACCGGCATCGGTATCGCACGGAACAACACTACCTACTACCAATTGGAAACCTAACATTCCGAACGACAACCGTTTAAAGCCTGAGATAACCCCGGCGCAGACGGAGCCTGGCTCTTGCCCCCCCACCGTCACCACGGAGGTCTAGGACGGGGCCTGCATGGTTTGGGTTCGGGAGCTTGATGAAGATGAAGGCCATCCCTGCTCCAACCAGGCTAATTGAGGTTGAGGGACAACTAATGCATGATAAATGGGGCAAGGAGTGGGTCCCGGTGGTGCGAGGCACGGCTGGCATGAGATCACAAGCGCTAATAGAGCCAGAAACTTTCGCCGGGAGTGTGAGAGACATCTGTTAGCAGCAGGGTGACCTGGAGCTCCGTCGTTACCAGCTAGACCCACCAATGTTTTGCTGGCATGTCAATTTAAAGCGATATATATGTTTGCCGGGTAATTCGAGCTGTCTCCGTCAGCCCTGTTTGTAGGTGACAAATGAGCGCACCATGCAGTGCAGCAGATGGCAGGACCGAGCCATCAATCTGAGACGGGGAGACGTGTGACGGATGAATTCTCCCGCATAAACAGTTTCCAACCAAGGAGCACTGGGGAGGAGATTTGCTCACAAACGAGCGCTTTGGTGTTGATATTATGGACTTTAAGAAACGCACACAGCGTCTCTGATTATATTTGATGTAGTTTCCCGGTTAAATATCGACGGCGTTTACTCTATTCGTATTTCTGTGTGGTGAAACGACTGGAAGCTGTGAGCAAAAGGAACATAATACGAGAGTTCACACCGTGTGCTGAGACAGCAGCATACTGActttccctttttatttttatttttgtcgaATGGCACGAATTACCATGAAGGACTGAAAGCAGCAGCCTGGGTTACAGCCATTCGGAGCTGGTGAGGAGAACCCTGGGAATATTACAGCAAAGTTTGCAAATAAGATGAGGTAGTGTCACATCGTTTCATGTTACACATTCTtaggcaaaaataaataaaaaatcccccaaaaatcGAACAAAACCTTTGCTGGAAATAAGCATTTGAAATAGCGGGAATATAAAATCTTTCCAAAACGAAAAGCAAAACAAAGAGAGCTGAAGGCAGCGATAAGGTCTTTCATGATGAAGGCATCACCATATGACACAAGACCACCAGTGAGCCCCATGAATAAATCATGGCTCGCCAGGGCAGAGGGGTGTAAACAGTTGTGCATCTTCACCTCAGATGCCTGCAGAGGCCTGTCAGACGCCAGCGTTAACAAGGCCTGCCTCCTCATCACGATGCAGCCCATGTTCCAGCAGATCCAAGTCCAAACTTGACACCCCAGCCCCActaccccccccatccctaccCACTTCCAACCCCCCAACTCCATATATAACACAAGAACACACTCTGTGCTTTTCCAGAGTCGACACAAATTGGAAGCCCAGAAGGGAGAGGGTAGCGTTGTTGGTAATCCCAAACCATGAGGCTGTTCTCTTGGCCAGCTGTACCGACTCTGAGAGGACAGTAAAGTGTGAGCCGACAGAAGCCATTACTTTCTGCACACTGTGCAGTGTAGATCAATAACAACGGTTGCTTTCGACAGATGGATGGCAGAGAATAGCACGTTTTTCAGTGTATAGCAAACCGTTCAATGATGCAGTTTGGACATACAGCACATAAGCGCTGGGTTATTTGCTCCAAAGACCCACGTCGATATGGATGTATTTCACCTGCTGATCTCCAAGGGAACATCTCTCTGCTGCTAGGTTACGGTAGCCTGTTAGCAGCAGAGGTGCCTGGCTATTCCCCAAAGAGGAGTCATTAGAAGAGGTTCAAGCTAATGTAAAAGATTGGCCCATTTGCTCGTAGGCTGAGGGATGGTATCTAGCAAAAACACGATAGTTTACAGACAGGCCTATTTCTTAATGAAGCATAACTAAGTGTCTCCTGCTAAACCTTGCCTTTTCCCGTGTGAGGTATCGAACAGAAAATGCCCTTTCGGGGTCGATTTCATCCTCATCTTACAATACCACGATTCCATACACAGACTAATAAAATGGATACGGATTAAGGCAATTTTTCAGAAtatagtttatttataatttataattggCAGATACAAAAACTTTTTAACTGTATCCAAAATGTGCAATAAATCACGGCTGATTTTTGTTTTCAAacgaaaaaaaatacaaaaagacaATCTATGTTGGGAAATTAATTGTGGACAACAAATGTAAACTGGGGTGACCGGTTTATACAGAGGAGCTAATAACTATTGATGACATTTTACCGACTACAGTTCACAAatctgcccctctctcccaaAACGATACCCAAagtcatgtgtctgtgtgcatgtgtatgtgtgtttgtcgtgtACATAGATCCAAATGGTGACATTCTATTTCCACATTGTTAAATACAAGAAAGGCCATCATATCTGAAAGCAGCACAAATGTGTACAACACATTGAAATGAAATAACGTTTCTAAAAATTGTACCAAAATGATCATGAGGACAAACcatgaaagtaaaaaaaagaaagaaaaaaaaaaggtggagGTTTGGTGAgtgtttggggggtggggggggggtcaacaaaCATAGCAGTAAACAAATACCTTCATTGCAGAGATGTTCAAACAATACCAGAGCTTGTTAAGTGCTAATCAGCTATACATTGTGGACTGAAAATGCTTCTGCACTTTCAACAAGCGTCAATCTCCAAAGTCACACGTCGAAGGCAATAACGCTTAAAGGATAACAGGCCACCCTAATCCCAGGCTATTTAGATACTTTGAAATCACAGCAGATACCCCTGTCTGGTACTCGACGGAGTCTAGCTCGTTAGAAACAGCCGGGACACGGAAATTAAAACAGGACACACAATTAAAAAGTACACCGGGTTAGAAAATAAAAAGACCAACAATTCACTTTCACATTTTTAACTCGCTTTAAAGAAAACCTAAAAATAAATGCAACAGTCTAACCTTCGATCGACATTCTTTGCTATGATGAGGCTGAGGAATGAAAAGTCTAGGGGTTAACAGGGGGCAGGCGGTTACAGTTTGATGCTGGTGCTTTACGCTGCGTCTCCTGATGATATGAGAAGAAGCAAAAGGACGTTGGTTGATTGATAATCCGACCTAAATTATCCTGTGGTCACTACTAGGAAGTGTGCACTTCCGTCCAGAGGTTTTGGCTGTTGTAACTTTAATTTGAATGATAACTTCTGCGGGACAACTCAGGAGAGGCAAGATCcaagtgttttcttttttaaaaaggtCAACCTTCAAGTGCAAAAGTCTCAATGCGTTTGTACTGGTGCTGCATTACATAATCAGCGGTCGGCCACCAAGCCCCTAATAGATACTGCAGCCAAACATACACTGCTAAATCCTTTTTATAtgaccccctccaacccccgatcacacacacacacacctcccgatggcaaaaaaaaacaaacacaattctTGCACACACAATGTCCAGCTGgttaatataaaacaatattccTTTACACAGCCAATAACGCACACCTAGATCCTTCATTCCTATATATTTCAAAGCCGTTTTAAACATGCAACACCTTCCAATCTTCCTATCCAAATGACTGTGCCAACTTCACTGTGACTTTGTTTGGACATTGTCTGCACCCTCTAAAAACTAGAACTATGCACTAGGAAAAACATACCTAAAGTTGTCTGAAAGACATTACCAAATACTTTTCAAGGACACCCATGTCAACAAAAAGATACTCAAACTTAGCGTGTCAATTTTTTTTCCCTGTCAGAATCTCTGCATAAAGCACTTGCGTCGCATACGGTGTGCTCTCCCTTTGTTCTGAATATACAGCCCAGTAGAGAAAAATATGTGGGGTAGTGGAGCCCGGTGGGAGCGGATACGACGGGTAAGAGACACCAATCACAAAAAGATTTCAACGCCCTTGAAAACAACATGTGACAGTGAAATACAATGACTTTCATGAGGCCGACTCTGGAGTTTCGTCATGTccctaaacaaaaaaaaggcatGGCCTGGCTTTCGCGAAACGCCTGCGATACGTAGGCTCACAACAGCTAGGGTTCTGTGATGTGGAGCTAGCAGGCTCAATACAAGCAtcaccgggggagggggggaaaggagGAGCCAGCCCTACATGGGGACTGGGTTCATTGGCTAGAGGTCCATTTTGTTTTTGGGTACTGGATGGGTTACATCATCCGTGGGGTAAATGCTATTGTGCGCGCACATGGAACGTCCTCCTAAGCCCTCACGACATGGTCAGTCATTTAAAGATGGCGTACGAGTGCACGTTCTTAACAATCTTGAGCCGTTACTTCATGCAAATACAAGCGTTGCAGATCATGAGAAATGGCGTTTCCCACGTCCGAGCTGTGGTGCAGCGTTCGCAACATTCCTAATGGGGAACCGTTAAACTGTTGTCTCGTCTTTTGCttgctcattttaattaaaatttCGAAAGCTTAATACATCAAGTCACTGCTGGTCCTCCCAAGAGCACAAGTGTAATATAAGCAGCGTCATGTATCCGGTACCTTGTCTACCCTTTGCTTCAAGGTGATGGCTACATGCAGTCATACCACTTTATACCCAGTTTTTCATTTGCCAAAAACTAAATTATTGGTTAAACCCCCTCACTGAGTAGTCTGGGGCCAACTCAGCAATTCAATGAAACCGTCCCAGATCATTTAAGTCTAAGCCTATTTCATGAAAGGTTTTTCACCAGGCCTGATGGTGGCTCTTATTGACTGACCGATAGCAGCTCGGGAACAGGTCATGAAGATATGAAGTTAGTGTTTCATTACGTTCAAGTAGGTTACTAATAAAAGTGCATGGTACCATAGATGGTATAGCCCTGGTACAGATGTACATCATAATATGGCACCCAACTGAAATGATACTAATAGTTACTAGTGACTAGATGTAGAAGGAACAAATAAAGGACATGCATTGGCTAGATGATCAAAGTGTTATTGAATAAGGAATAAAATACAATGTTGTATTCTCTTGGAGACTGATAACAGACGTACCTTTTCCAAAGCCATACATGGCTGAAGAAAAATGTAACGGCTCTTGGGGCGTGAATTTCCTTTCCTTGCATCTGTCCAAGGAAGGGAAGACTATGTCAAGGAGgagcttaaaggttgggtatggaattctcttttttggcaatttttgcaaaattacttgaaatccttatcataacccactgagttagaagtactgacataaaatttaaacaagtcaatcatctgtggaacgggcagggctcgaaaaactccagccaatgatttccagaaccaccgagtaaGTAcgtcaaacggtcgtactgcacaccccctccccccgcgtgaccccttcgtgcgcgtactcaaagctcgtgacccagagcaagcttctgtttgttgttatcctgcggtagctacaggagctaactagctaatggctcgctctcgtgcatctgtgttcgcgctcgtgcatgattgcacgtccatgtacttggaatgggtggagtcacagtcagcgttgaaggagagggggtaggaccataagagttgtgtattttttttaatctgctggcgtttggcaaatcccatacccaacctttaatttaaAAACAGAGATCATCTTTGGCTATTGAAGCAATTAAAACACCCTTCACGTTATCTTACAACGGTGTCAGAGGGCAAGTGTCTGTCAACAGTAAGCGCAGAACAAACAAACTGTTTAAAGTGTTGATGACTCAGACAACAATGTGTCACACAAAACCATCGTCAAAACAATGTGCCAATGGTCACAACCagtctgcaggggggggggggggggaaccaaagGATATTTTAAAAGGGAGGGATCCAAATTGTGGCTTCCCCCTCGCTTCAGTATTCAGAATATTTACCATGCCACATAAAAAAAGTCAAATTTCATAAGTCGTTAAAATTCCAACCAACCTAAAGTCTTTTTTCTTTGTACATGTTATCGTGTTCTAGGTGGACTGCTAGCGTCACAAGTTCCCTCATCAGAATGCTCATGCTAAATGTAATGTATGGTGCGGCCTGGATGGTCTCCCCGGAGGCCTCTCCGAAGAAAAGCCACGGGCTGGCGGCCAATCCGGGCAAAGAAACTCAAGTGGAAACCGCGGGATAAAGGACCGGACAGCGACAGAGTCACCCCGACACAAATAAACGGCGACTGAAAACCAACTTCCCCAAAACAATGGTCGTCTGAAGTGTAAACCTTGTTTGAAATCTCTTAACTGAACCCAAAAAGTGCAAATTGCTACCACAATCCTGTCCTCAGTAGTGCTTCTCCTGCAGGTAATCTTTCATCTTGTTGGGTAAAGGCAGTTTCTGAATCAGGTCGATCCTGGTGTACTGTCTGATGACGAAGCGACACAGATACTGCAGCGAGCGCACTTGCATAAACCGAGACacggggttggtcagtctgacGGGGTAGGTGGCGGACCCGGGGAGGCGGGACCTGGAGTAGCAGAAGGCTCCGCTCTCCGAGTCCTTGATGGAGTAGTCGATGAGGTCCACGATGGACGTGTGGCCCTCGACGTCGGGCTGCTCGTAGAAGCTGAAGCGCCCGTTGGAGTGTTCGATGCGGGTGTGGAGGGTCTTCCCCTGCGAGCGGAAGCTCAGGCTGAGCAGGTAGCGGTCGTCCGAGCTGTCCCGCACCAGGAACGATCCGTCCAGCAGGTTGACCAGCTTCTCCTCGGCCTCCCAGCGGGTGATGGGGCCCCAGTACCAGCCCTGCCTGgccagcttcttcagctcctccgtGAGGCTGGTCACCACCATGGGCCCGCTGGCCTGCACCGAGTCGTACACCCGGCTCACCCCGGGGGCGGAGTGCGGGTCGAAGTTCAGGTGATGCCTCACACGCTCGGCCACCCGGCTGTCCGTCGAGCTGAACCCTGAAAAAGTCCTGGGGAGCTCCCGGTGGCTGAGCGGAGAGAGGGGCGGCGGGACCTCCGGCGCCGAGCCCTCCAGCATCACACCGGCGGGGCACACCAGCAGGCCGTTGACGGAGGGCTCCATGTAGAGCTCCGGGGGAAGGCCGCCCACCAGGTCCAGGTCCTCCTGGACACGGTCCGGCGGAAGGAGCCCGTCCTCCGCCTCCGTGACCACCTCCATGGGGGAGGAGTGGTCCAGGCAAAACGAGTGAGGCCCCTCGGGGTACATTCCCTCGTCTAAAGGCAAGGTGTACTGGATGTAGTCCTGGGGCATCAGCCCCAGCACCACAGGCACGTCATGTTCAATGTTCAGGTGCAGCGCCCCGTTCTGCGCCTGCTGCTGGAGGCTCTTGAAGGACTCCGCCCGCTCCTGGAAGAAGCCCTCGGTCTGGAAGTCGTGGAACTCCTTGCGGACGCCGTTGAGGCTGGGACTGGGGCTGGGGGAGTGGACCATGGCTTT
Proteins encoded in this region:
- the socs6a gene encoding suppressor of cytokine signaling 6, producing the protein MTSSVWPDGRTLWIAHSSGYPGSRPPPCCHSRGPARMKKISLKTIRKSLNIKGKEEGDFVMLQQPSMTTDYSKEDSLFGGCYTKDLAGCDLGNDEDKGGQNKGRAKSESLMGSLKRRLSTKQKAKVKGGSSAVGSVEDDDTFSSASVPISFNEVKAQRPLRSSSLRSHHYSPSPWPIRSVAADEACIKMEVKVKAMVHSPSPSPSLNGVRKEFHDFQTEGFFQERAESFKSLQQQAQNGALHLNIEHDVPVVLGLMPQDYIQYTLPLDEGMYPEGPHSFCLDHSSPMEVVTEAEDGLLPPDRVQEDLDLVGGLPPELYMEPSVNGLLVCPAGVMLEGSAPEVPPPLSPLSHRELPRTFSGFSSTDSRVAERVRHHLNFDPHSAPGVSRVYDSVQASGPMVVTSLTEELKKLARQGWYWGPITRWEAEEKLVNLLDGSFLVRDSSDDRYLLSLSFRSQGKTLHTRIEHSNGRFSFYEQPDVEGHTSIVDLIDYSIKDSESGAFCYSRSRLPGSATYPVRLTNPVSRFMQVRSLQYLCRFVIRQYTRIDLIQKLPLPNKMKDYLQEKHY